The genomic region TCTATCGATTGTGTGCCTCAATGGGACGCAGTATGTCGATTTCTACTTCCTACGGACATTCGGCACACGGTTCCGGACCGGAGGCGAATATGTAGCTTATGACATAAACAGCATCATCAATGTCGACAGCACCGCTGCAATCAGCGTCGCCAGCTTCCATCGGATCCGGAGCCGGGCCACCTGAGAAGATGTACGATATCAAAGCCACTGCGTCGTCGATATCGACTGAAGCCGACCCGTCACAGTCGCCGCACATCCAATCGCAGGCATCGCCGATCAGGTCTCCATCGGAGTCTGTCTGATCCGTATTCGGAACATCGATGCAGTTATCGCAGGAATCGCCAACCGTGTCACTATCGGTATCCTCCTGTAAGGCATTGGCAACCGAAATACAGTTATCGCAAGCGTCACCGACTTCGTCGCCGTCACCATCATCCTGGCTGGCGTTTGCCACGGTCAGGCAGTTGTCGCAGGCGTCGCCGACTTGATCACTGTCTTCATCTTCCTGTCCATTATTTGACACCCCCGGACAATTGTCGACAACGCAGGTGTTCGCCGGGAATCCGGGATCACCATAACCGTCGCCATCGGAATCCGTGCAATCGTCGCAGACATCGCCTACACCGTCTTCATCAGCGTCAGCCTGATCGGGGTTCGGTGTGCCGGGACAGTTGTCGAGTGCGCAGGTGTTAGCAGGATATCCGGCATCACCATAGCCGTCGCCATCGAGATCGGTGCAGACATCGCAACTGTCACCTACACCATCAGCGTCCGCATCCTCCTGATC from Candidatus Zixiibacteriota bacterium harbors:
- a CDS encoding thrombospondin type 3 repeat-containing protein; its protein translation is MGTSDGSWQYCGWNIDDLEVSAFECESTADTDEDGIIDALDNCPLVQNPDQEDADSDGIGDSCDVCTDLDDDGYGDPGYPNNTCILDNCPSVPNPTQSDADGDGLGDVCDECTDTDGDGFGDPGYSANTCPVDNCPSKYNPDQEDADADGVGDSCDVCTDLDGDGYGDAGYPANTCALDNCPGTPNPDQADADEDGVGDVCDDCTDSDGDGYGDPGFPANTCVVDNCPGVSNNGQEDEDSDQVGDACDNCLTVANASQDDGDGDEVGDACDNCISVANALQEDTDSDTVGDSCDNCIDVPNTDQTDSDGDLIGDACDWMCGDCDGSASVDIDDAVALISYIFSGGPAPDPMEAGDADCSGAVDIDDAVYVISYIFASGPEPCAECP